Proteins encoded together in one Terriglobia bacterium window:
- a CDS encoding DUF4276 family protein — translation MPRLLIHVEGQTEEDFVNVVLRDYLMHVGYESVSARILGNARLRRLRGGIRPWPPVKKDIINHLRQDHGCLATTMVDYYGLPKEGNGGWPGREEATHVASNEKAAHVQKALLDDFLSDTEAQINPNRFIPFVVMHEFEGLLFSDCAAFARGIGRTDLQPAFQQIRDDFQSPEDINDSPVTSPSKRIEALVPSYEKPLFGILAALEIGLDRIRAQCLHFDTWIESLEARVR, via the coding sequence ATGCCCCGTTTGCTAATCCATGTGGAGGGTCAAACCGAAGAGGATTTCGTAAATGTCGTGCTTCGAGATTACTTGATGCACGTGGGGTACGAGTCTGTTAGTGCGAGGATACTTGGCAATGCTCGCCTGCGCCGACTGCGGGGCGGAATTCGCCCATGGCCGCCTGTGAAAAAGGACATAATCAACCACTTGCGACAGGATCATGGGTGTCTAGCAACTACCATGGTCGATTATTACGGTCTCCCTAAAGAGGGCAACGGGGGATGGCCAGGACGCGAAGAAGCAACGCACGTGGCATCAAATGAGAAAGCAGCGCACGTGCAAAAAGCCCTACTAGATGATTTCCTCAGCGACACTGAGGCCCAGATCAATCCAAATCGTTTTATCCCGTTTGTCGTCATGCATGAATTCGAGGGGCTACTTTTTAGTGATTGTGCTGCATTTGCTCGCGGCATCGGGAGAACAGACTTGCAACCGGCTTTTCAACAGATTCGAGATGATTTTCAGTCTCCTGAAGACATAAACGACTCTCCTGTGACTAGTCCGTCGAAGAGGATTGAAGCACTCGTGCCAAGCTACGAGAAACCTCTATTCGGTATCCTTGCTGCTCTGGAAATCGGTCTAGACAGAATTCGGGCACAGTGCCTCCATTTTGACACCTGGATTGAATCGCTCGAAGCGCGGGTTCGATAA
- a CDS encoding AAA family ATPase: MPSTALDYITVRGFKSIASIEKLPLKSVNILIGSNGSGKSNFIGVFSFLHAIREGRLKDYVIEAGGAEKVLHFGSKTTRQVYIHLSFLDEVNQYDLTLSPTQDDGLYPSLETAYFWDKSRGFKHPYDTPLTSREQGREAGISDPQLTRTASWVRLRLGGWRLYHVHDTSMSSPMRKTAKVDDNRYLRPDGSNLAAFLYYLQEKHQTEYSLIRRTVQRVTPFFDDFKLQPSKLKPDDIKLEWTHKNSDQYFDASSLSDGTLRFIALTTLFLQPKQYLPSVILVDEPELGLHPYAIEMLASLIRHASESRQVIASTQSSLLLDHFDPEDVLVANRVEGGTQITRLEPAQLKDWLEDYSLGQLWEKNEFAGRPLPE, translated from the coding sequence ATGCCTTCAACTGCACTTGACTACATCACGGTTCGAGGCTTTAAGAGCATCGCCTCGATCGAGAAGCTGCCGCTAAAGTCCGTCAACATTTTGATCGGCTCGAATGGCTCGGGAAAATCCAATTTTATTGGAGTTTTTTCCTTTCTTCACGCCATCCGAGAAGGCCGATTAAAAGACTATGTGATCGAGGCGGGGGGAGCCGAAAAAGTACTGCACTTCGGTTCGAAGACAACGAGACAAGTTTACATTCACCTTTCCTTTCTGGATGAGGTCAATCAATACGATCTTACGCTTTCTCCGACGCAGGATGATGGCCTATATCCGTCTTTAGAAACAGCGTATTTCTGGGATAAGAGTCGAGGCTTTAAACATCCGTACGACACTCCATTGACGTCCCGCGAGCAGGGTCGAGAGGCTGGCATCAGTGATCCGCAACTCACAAGAACGGCCAGTTGGGTGCGTCTACGCCTCGGCGGGTGGCGACTGTACCACGTGCACGACACAAGTATGTCTTCGCCAATGCGAAAAACAGCGAAAGTGGACGACAATCGGTATCTCCGTCCTGATGGATCAAATCTCGCCGCTTTTCTCTACTACCTCCAAGAAAAGCACCAAACAGAGTACAGCCTGATTCGGCGGACAGTGCAGCGGGTTACGCCCTTCTTCGACGACTTCAAGCTGCAACCTTCTAAGCTGAAGCCCGACGACATCAAACTCGAATGGACGCACAAGAACTCGGATCAATACTTTGACGCGTCGTCGCTTTCAGACGGCACACTTAGGTTTATTGCCCTCACTACTCTCTTTCTCCAGCCGAAGCAGTATCTTCCGTCTGTGATCCTCGTTGATGAGCCGGAATTGGGATTACACCCGTACGCCATCGAAATGCTGGCATCCCTCATACGGCATGCATCAGAGAGCAGGCAAGTGATTGCGTCTACTCAGTCATCCCTCCTGTTGGATCACTTTGATCCCGAAGACGTACTGGTTGCTAATCGAGTGGAGGGCGGTACGCAGATAACGCGTCTGGAGCCCGCTCAATTGAAAGACTGGCTCGAGGACTACAGCTTAGGCCAGCTTTGGGAAAAGAACGAATTTGCGGGGAGGCCGCTTCCCGAATAA